In one window of Pseudomonas putida DNA:
- the prmC gene encoding peptide chain release factor N(5)-glutamine methyltransferase yields the protein MTIIASLLRNAQLPNSPTERLDAELLLSAALGKSRSYLHTWPERIVSSEAAQAFAAFLERRRAGEPVAYILGQQGFWKLDLEVAPHTLIPRPDTELLVETALERVPAKPARVLDLGTGSGAIALALASECPAWQVTAVDRIDEAVALAERNRARLHLMNVQVRSSHWFDALADERFDLILSNPPYIAAEDPHLSEGDVRFEPSSALVAGPDGLDDLRLIIAQAPQHLLPGGWLLLEHGYDQAGAVRDLLAGSGFIEVDSRRDLGGHERISLGRLPC from the coding sequence ATGACCATCATCGCCAGCCTGCTGCGCAATGCGCAATTGCCCAATTCGCCCACCGAGCGCCTGGACGCCGAGTTGTTGCTGTCCGCTGCCTTGGGCAAGTCGCGCAGCTACCTGCACACCTGGCCCGAGCGTATCGTCAGCAGCGAGGCGGCGCAGGCCTTTGCGGCCTTTCTCGAACGCCGTCGCGCAGGTGAGCCGGTGGCGTACATTCTCGGTCAGCAGGGCTTCTGGAAGCTCGACCTTGAAGTCGCGCCGCACACGCTGATCCCTCGACCAGACACCGAGTTGCTGGTGGAAACCGCGCTCGAACGGGTGCCTGCCAAACCTGCCCGGGTGCTTGACCTTGGCACCGGCAGCGGCGCCATCGCCCTGGCCCTGGCGAGCGAGTGCCCGGCCTGGCAGGTGACGGCAGTCGATCGCATCGACGAGGCCGTGGCCCTGGCCGAGCGCAACCGCGCGCGCCTGCACCTGATGAATGTTCAGGTGCGCAGTAGCCACTGGTTCGACGCCCTGGCCGACGAGCGTTTCGACCTGATCCTCAGCAACCCGCCCTACATTGCCGCCGAAGATCCGCACTTGAGCGAGGGCGATGTGCGTTTCGAGCCCAGCAGTGCGCTGGTGGCCGGCCCAGATGGCCTTGACGATCTGCGTCTGATCATTGCCCAGGCGCCGCAGCACCTGTTGCCCGGCGGCTGGTTGTTGCTCGAGCATGGCTACGACCAGGCTGGCGCAGTGCGTGACCTGTTGGCTGGTAGCGGTTTCATCGAGGTGGACAGCCGCCGCGACCTGGGTGGGCATGAGCGTATTTCCCTTGGGCGCCTGCCATGCTGA
- a CDS encoding molybdopterin-synthase adenylyltransferase MoeB, which produces MLSDQELLRYSRQILLSQVDIDGQLRLKQSKALVVGLGGLGSPVALYLAAAGVGELHLADFDTVDLTNLQRQVLHDSDSVGMTKVDSALQRLQAINPEVTLVAHRHALDDDSLAAAVAAVDLVLDCSDNFATRESVNAACVAAGKPLVSGAAIRLEGQLSVFDPRRDYSPCYHCLYGHGSEAELTCSEAGVIGPLVGLVGSLQALEALKLLAGFGEPLVGRLLLIDALGTRMRELRVKRDPACTVCGDRHG; this is translated from the coding sequence ATGCTGAGTGACCAGGAACTGTTGCGCTACAGCCGGCAGATCCTGCTGTCGCAGGTGGATATCGACGGCCAGTTGCGGCTCAAGCAGAGCAAGGCCCTGGTGGTCGGGCTCGGTGGCCTGGGGTCGCCCGTCGCGCTCTACTTGGCGGCTGCCGGCGTGGGCGAGTTGCATCTGGCCGACTTCGACACGGTCGACCTGACCAACCTGCAACGCCAGGTCCTCCATGACAGCGACAGCGTCGGCATGACCAAGGTCGACTCGGCGTTGCAGCGTCTGCAGGCGATCAATCCGGAGGTCACCCTGGTCGCCCATCGCCATGCCCTGGACGACGACTCGTTGGCTGCGGCGGTGGCGGCGGTGGACCTGGTGCTGGACTGCTCCGACAACTTCGCCACTCGCGAGTCGGTCAACGCCGCATGCGTGGCTGCCGGCAAACCGTTGGTGAGCGGCGCGGCCATTCGCCTGGAGGGACAGTTGTCGGTGTTCGACCCTCGGCGCGACTACAGCCCTTGCTATCACTGCCTCTATGGCCATGGCAGCGAGGCCGAGCTGACCTGCAGCGAAGCCGGCGTGATCGGTCCGCTGGTGGGGCTGGTGGGCAGCTTGCAGGCCTTGGAAGCCCTGAAGCTGCTGGCCGGGTTTGGCGAGCCCCTGGTGGGCCGCTTGTTGCTGATCGATGCCCTCGGCACGCGCATGCGCGAGCTGCGGGTCAAGCGAGACCCGGCCTGCACGGTGTGCGGCGATCGCCATGGCTGA
- the murI gene encoding glutamate racemase: MADRSAPVGVMDSGVGGLSVLAEIRRLLPHESLLYVADCGHVPYGEKSPDYIRERCRRIAEFFHARGAKAMVLACNTATVAAVADLRERYPDWPLVGMEPAVKPAAAATRSGVVGVLATTGTLQSAKFAALLDRFANDVQVVTQPCPGLVELIEAGDLNSPLLRQMLLGYVQPLLAAGCDTLILGCTHYPFLRPLLADMVPAEVAIIDTGAAVARQLQRLLLARDLLADGPAREAEFCSSGDTQHLHKILPLLWGASVEQVSAFDL, translated from the coding sequence ATGGCTGATCGCTCGGCGCCGGTGGGCGTGATGGATTCGGGCGTCGGTGGCTTGTCGGTGCTTGCCGAGATTCGGCGCTTGCTGCCCCACGAGTCGCTGCTCTACGTCGCCGATTGCGGCCACGTACCCTATGGCGAGAAATCCCCCGACTACATCCGTGAGCGCTGCCGGCGCATCGCCGAGTTCTTCCACGCACGCGGTGCCAAGGCCATGGTCCTGGCGTGCAATACCGCGACCGTGGCGGCTGTGGCTGACTTGCGGGAGCGCTACCCCGATTGGCCGTTGGTGGGCATGGAGCCTGCGGTCAAGCCGGCCGCTGCGGCGACACGCTCCGGTGTGGTCGGCGTCCTGGCTACCACCGGCACCTTGCAGAGTGCAAAATTTGCCGCCTTGCTCGACCGCTTCGCCAACGATGTGCAGGTGGTCACCCAGCCATGCCCTGGCCTGGTCGAGCTGATCGAGGCCGGTGACCTGAACAGTCCACTGCTACGCCAGATGTTGCTCGGCTACGTGCAGCCGCTGCTGGCTGCCGGCTGCGACACGCTGATCCTCGGCTGCACGCACTATCCCTTCCTGCGCCCGCTGCTGGCCGACATGGTGCCGGCCGAGGTGGCGATCATCGATACCGGTGCTGCCGTGGCGCGTCAGTTGCAACGCCTGTTGCTGGCCCGCGACCTGCTGGCCGACGGGCCTGCGCGTGAGGCCGAATTCTGCAGCAGTGGCGACACGCAGCACTTGCACAAGATCCTCCCGCTTCTATGGGGCGCCTCGGTCGAACAGGTCAGTGCGTTCGACTTGTAA
- a CDS encoding acyloxyacyl hydrolase — MRHLLGVAVVAALALGQTVSAQAADVSLSVGQTGDSTMVYRLGLQSNWDASWWQTSVGRITGYWDGAYTFWDGDERASNHSLSFAPVFVYEFAGDSVKPYIEAGIGVAAFSRTKLESNDLGSSFQFEDRIGFGLRFAGGHEIGVRAIHYSNAGIKQPNDGVESYSLHYRMAL, encoded by the coding sequence ATGAGGCATTTGCTTGGAGTGGCAGTGGTTGCCGCGTTGGCGTTGGGGCAGACGGTATCGGCGCAGGCGGCCGATGTCTCGTTGTCGGTGGGGCAGACCGGCGACAGCACCATGGTCTACCGACTGGGGCTGCAGTCGAACTGGGATGCCAGTTGGTGGCAGACCAGCGTAGGCCGTATTACTGGTTACTGGGACGGTGCCTACACCTTCTGGGATGGCGACGAGCGAGCAAGCAATCACAGCCTGTCGTTCGCGCCGGTGTTCGTTTACGAGTTCGCCGGGGACTCGGTCAAACCTTACATCGAGGCGGGGATTGGTGTGGCGGCATTCTCGCGGACCAAGCTGGAAAGCAATGACCTGGGCTCGTCGTTCCAGTTCGAGGACCGTATCGGATTCGGCCTGCGTTTTGCCGGTGGGCACGAGATCGGGGTTCGCGCGATCCATTATTCCAACGCGGGGATCAAGCAGCCCAATGATGGCGTCGAGAGCTATTCGCTGCATTATCGTATGGCGCTCTGA
- a CDS encoding SDR family NAD(P)-dependent oxidoreductase, with translation MSSTRRFWVTGASNGVGLALVERLLEEGHRVAASGKNCQELDTLAELHEARLLRLPVHVHELAEAQAAAEQLQSHWGALDVLIVNAGTCDYLPDSLPANAIMEAIVSSNRRASEHVLTNALSLLARGDRPQVMALFSRYSTLQLFAPAQNPAGHNSLPQWFREQRKVLDDLTVQLTVVAPQSLKAPVSSSMAIPESWTAQSAAEELVRRLEQPQAELVLEVMDPTLLWPLPKEA, from the coding sequence TTGAGCAGTACGCGCAGGTTCTGGGTGACAGGGGCCAGCAATGGCGTAGGCCTCGCCCTGGTCGAACGGTTGCTCGAAGAGGGTCATCGAGTCGCCGCCAGCGGAAAGAATTGCCAGGAACTCGACACGTTGGCCGAGCTGCACGAGGCACGCTTGCTGCGCCTGCCCGTGCACGTGCACGAGCTGGCCGAGGCGCAGGCGGCGGCCGAGCAATTGCAGTCGCACTGGGGCGCACTGGATGTCTTGATCGTCAATGCCGGCACGTGCGACTACCTGCCAGACAGCCTACCTGCCAACGCGATAATGGAAGCCATCGTCAGCAGCAACCGGCGCGCCAGCGAGCATGTCTTGACCAACGCACTGTCTTTGTTGGCCAGAGGCGACAGGCCACAGGTGATGGCACTGTTCAGCCGCTATTCGACGCTGCAGCTGTTTGCGCCAGCGCAAAACCCGGCAGGGCACAACAGCCTGCCACAGTGGTTCCGCGAGCAACGCAAGGTCCTCGACGATCTGACGGTACAGCTTACGGTGGTTGCGCCGCAGTCGCTCAAGGCACCGGTTAGCAGCAGCATGGCGATACCTGAATCCTGGACGGCGCAGAGCGCAGCAGAGGAGTTGGTGCGCAGGCTCGAACAACCCCAGGCCGAATTGGTGCTCGAAGTGATGGATCCGACCTTGCTGTGGCCACTGCCCAAGGAAGCTTGA
- the phrB gene encoding deoxyribodipyrimidine photo-lyase — protein sequence MQLIWLRSDLRISDNTALSTATAQGPTIALWIASPEQWHAHDDAASKVDFWIRNLHDLRQALERLNIPLLIRHTDTWQQVPETVLEVCRMHKVQTVHWNDEYGVNESQRDQRTQSLLERSGVATRTHLDQLFFHPGTLLTKAGNYFQVFGQFRKACLEHLHRSLPTLAHPVKPQAPLGIASDSIPRHIEGFDTPAKALRDHWPAGEDEAQGRLSRFVDETIDDYQTLRDLPARPGTSQLSPYLAAGVISPRQCLHAALSSNRGEFDSGSQGVRTWIDELLWREFYKHILVGYPQVSRHRPFRAPTEALPWRDAPEDLEAWEQGRTGFPLIDAAMRQLLHTGWMHNRLRMVVAMFLSKNLLIDWRKGERHFMRHLIDGDLAANNGGWQWSASTGTDSVPYFRIFNPVTQSQRFDPKGRFIRHWLPELTHLDDKHIHLPVKSSGLFDTNSYISPIVDLDSSRHRALAAFKALPASTN from the coding sequence ATGCAATTGATCTGGCTGCGCAGCGACCTGCGCATAAGCGACAATACCGCCCTCTCCACCGCCACCGCACAGGGGCCGACCATTGCCCTGTGGATCGCCAGCCCCGAGCAATGGCACGCGCATGACGATGCGGCGAGCAAGGTCGACTTCTGGATACGCAACCTGCACGACCTGCGTCAGGCTCTCGAACGCCTGAATATCCCGCTGCTGATCCGCCATACCGACACCTGGCAACAGGTGCCCGAAACCGTGCTGGAGGTTTGCCGCATGCACAAGGTGCAGACGGTGCACTGGAACGATGAGTACGGCGTCAACGAAAGCCAGCGTGACCAGCGTACCCAGTCGTTGCTGGAGCGCTCCGGCGTGGCCACCCGCACGCACCTGGACCAGCTGTTCTTCCATCCCGGCACCCTCCTGACCAAGGCGGGCAACTACTTCCAGGTCTTCGGCCAGTTTCGCAAGGCTTGCCTGGAACATCTGCATCGCAGCCTGCCAACCCTTGCCCATCCCGTGAAACCACAGGCCCCGCTGGGCATCGCCAGCGACTCGATCCCCAGGCATATCGAAGGCTTCGACACGCCCGCTAAGGCCTTGCGCGACCACTGGCCTGCCGGTGAAGACGAGGCTCAGGGCAGGCTGTCGCGCTTCGTCGACGAAACCATCGACGACTACCAGACCCTGCGTGACCTGCCGGCCAGGCCCGGCACCAGCCAACTCTCGCCCTATCTTGCCGCCGGCGTGATCTCGCCGCGCCAATGCCTGCACGCCGCACTGTCGAGCAACCGTGGCGAATTCGACAGCGGCAGCCAAGGTGTACGGACCTGGATCGACGAGCTGCTCTGGCGCGAGTTCTACAAGCACATCCTGGTGGGTTATCCACAGGTCTCGCGCCACCGCCCCTTCCGCGCCCCTACCGAGGCTCTGCCCTGGCGTGATGCGCCCGAAGATCTGGAGGCGTGGGAACAAGGCCGCACCGGTTTTCCGTTGATCGACGCGGCCATGCGCCAGTTGCTGCATACAGGTTGGATGCACAACAGGCTGCGCATGGTGGTAGCCATGTTCCTGAGCAAGAATCTGCTCATCGACTGGCGCAAGGGCGAGCGGCATTTCATGCGACACCTGATCGACGGCGACCTGGCGGCGAACAACGGCGGCTGGCAGTGGAGCGCCTCCACCGGCACCGACTCGGTCCCCTATTTCCGGATCTTCAACCCAGTGACCCAGTCGCAGCGTTTCGATCCAAAAGGACGCTTTATCCGCCATTGGTTACCAGAACTCACCCATCTGGATGACAAACACATTCATTTGCCTGTGAAATCTTCCGGACTATTTGATACAAATAGCTACATCAGCCCGATCGTGGATCTGGACAGCAGTCGCCATAGGGCACTGGCGGCATTCAAGGCGCTACCCGCCTCCACCAACTGA
- a CDS encoding MerR family transcriptional regulator: MHSEDSLPIGELARRTGVNPVTLRAWERRYGLLVPERTPKGHRLYSTLHIERVQAILQWLERGASVSQVRDLLENRDETSPRLEGDWQARCQQLIEAIADLAQRSLDQQLNQAMALYPASTLCEQLLLPLLERLEQRWRKHFDASLEQAFFHTWLRSKLGARVYHDNHSLEGPPVLLATTLDAPFDAQLWLCAWLLSSSGFAVEVLEQPVGCKQLLHAIARLAPRALVLHLGPRIDLQALAPLRDVTLTKLLGGASVFINEERLRSLELPALQLFETPQGALRLLQQSR, encoded by the coding sequence ATGCACTCTGAAGACAGCTTGCCGATCGGCGAACTGGCCCGACGCACCGGCGTCAACCCTGTCACCCTGCGAGCCTGGGAACGGCGCTACGGCCTGCTGGTGCCGGAGCGCACGCCCAAAGGCCATCGCCTTTACAGCACACTGCATATCGAGAGAGTGCAGGCCATCCTGCAGTGGTTGGAGCGCGGCGCCTCGGTGAGCCAGGTGCGTGATCTGCTCGAAAACCGCGACGAAACCTCGCCAAGGCTGGAGGGTGACTGGCAAGCTCGCTGCCAGCAACTGATCGAGGCCATTGCCGACCTAGCCCAGCGCTCGCTGGACCAGCAACTCAACCAGGCCATGGCGCTCTATCCCGCCTCGACCCTGTGCGAGCAATTGCTGCTGCCGCTGCTCGAGCGCCTGGAGCAACGCTGGCGCAAGCACTTCGACGCCAGCCTCGAGCAGGCCTTCTTCCACACTTGGCTGCGCAGCAAGCTGGGCGCGCGGGTCTACCACGACAACCATTCGCTCGAGGGGCCGCCCGTGCTGTTGGCCACGACCCTCGACGCCCCCTTCGATGCTCAACTGTGGCTCTGCGCCTGGCTGCTCAGCAGCAGCGGCTTTGCCGTGGAAGTGCTCGAACAACCGGTCGGCTGCAAACAACTGCTGCACGCAATCGCCCGACTTGCCCCACGCGCCCTGGTGCTGCACCTGGGGCCGCGTATCGACCTCCAAGCACTGGCCCCGCTGCGGGATGTAACGCTGACGAAACTCCTGGGAGGCGCCAGCGTCTTCATTAACGAGGAGCGACTGCGCAGCCTGGAACTTCCGGCGCTGCAGCTCTTCGAGACTCCGCAGGGGGCATTGCGCCTGCTTCAGCAATCACGCTGA
- a CDS encoding YbgA family protein encodes MNFPHSTGKPRIAISACLAGQDVRYNGGHKASDLCQSLDEHFDWLPLCPEVAIGLGIPRDAIRLVGDPQAPEVINPRDPGTDLAPPLRAYGQQMAEALDDICGYVFMQKSPSCGLERVKVYQDNGRPSVLGGRGAYAQAFCERRPDLPVEEEGRLHDPVLRENFISRVYAYADWQHLLTQGLSRGALIRFHSRYKYLLMAHNPQAYRELGRLLGSMSRDDDPLQIGPRYFSQLMQALRRCASRGTHSNVLQHLCGYLRDALDSSDKAELQRLINQYQQGCVPLVVPLTLLKHHLRIHPDPYLMQQAYLQPHPENLGLRNAL; translated from the coding sequence ATGAACTTTCCCCACTCGACAGGCAAACCCCGCATCGCCATCAGCGCCTGCCTGGCCGGGCAGGACGTGCGCTACAACGGCGGACACAAAGCCTCGGACCTGTGCCAGTCCCTCGATGAGCATTTCGACTGGCTGCCGCTGTGTCCGGAAGTTGCCATCGGCCTGGGCATTCCTCGCGACGCCATTCGCCTGGTCGGCGATCCACAGGCCCCGGAAGTGATCAACCCGCGCGATCCCGGTACCGATCTCGCACCACCCCTGCGTGCCTATGGCCAGCAAATGGCAGAAGCGCTCGACGATATCTGCGGCTATGTGTTCATGCAGAAGTCGCCCTCCTGCGGGCTGGAGCGGGTCAAGGTCTATCAGGACAATGGCCGTCCCTCCGTGCTGGGCGGGCGCGGCGCCTATGCCCAGGCGTTCTGCGAGCGCCGCCCGGACCTGCCGGTGGAAGAGGAAGGCCGCCTGCACGACCCGGTGCTGCGCGAAAACTTCATCAGCCGCGTCTACGCCTATGCCGACTGGCAGCACCTGCTGACACAAGGCTTGAGCCGCGGAGCCCTGATTCGTTTCCACTCACGCTATAAATACCTGCTGATGGCCCACAACCCGCAGGCCTATCGCGAACTCGGGCGCCTGCTGGGCAGCATGAGCCGCGACGACGACCCGCTGCAGATCGGCCCGCGCTACTTCAGCCAGCTGATGCAGGCTCTGCGTCGCTGCGCCAGCCGCGGCACCCACAGCAACGTTCTGCAGCACCTGTGCGGCTATCTGCGCGATGCCCTGGACAGCAGCGACAAAGCCGAACTGCAGCGCCTGATCAACCAGTACCAACAGGGTTGCGTGCCGCTGGTGGTCCCGCTGACCTTGCTCAAGCACCACCTGCGCATTCATCCCGACCCTTATTTGATGCAGCAGGCCTACCTGCAACCGCACCCGGAAAACCTGGGCCTGCGCAATGCACTCTGA
- a CDS encoding NAD(P)/FAD-dependent oxidoreductase: MTVPIAIIGAGIAGLSAAQALQKAGQSVHLFDKGHGSGGRMASKRSDAGALDLGAQYFTARDRRFVEQVQQWVAAGWVAQWKPRLYNYRDGELTPSPDEQTRWVGVPRMSAITRGLLKDVTVNFGCRIAEVFRGKQYWHLQDTEGCSHGPFSRVVIAVPAPQATPLLAATPKLAAVAAGVQMEPTWAIALGFQTPLDTPMQGCFVQDNPLDWLARNRSKPGRDEQLDTWVLHATSSWSSEHLDLPREKVIEQLWGEFAELVGCVVPAPTFALAHRWLYARPAGNHEWGTLADADQGLYACGDWCLSGRVEGAWLSGQEAARRLLEHLE; the protein is encoded by the coding sequence ATGACAGTACCTATTGCCATTATCGGTGCCGGTATCGCCGGTCTGTCCGCCGCCCAGGCCCTGCAGAAGGCCGGACAGAGCGTCCACTTGTTCGACAAGGGCCACGGCAGCGGCGGGCGCATGGCCAGCAAGCGCAGCGACGCCGGCGCGCTCGACCTCGGCGCCCAGTACTTCACCGCTCGCGACCGACGTTTCGTCGAGCAGGTCCAGCAATGGGTTGCGGCCGGCTGGGTCGCGCAGTGGAAGCCGCGACTCTACAATTACCGCGACGGTGAACTGACCCCCTCTCCCGACGAACAGACCCGCTGGGTCGGCGTACCACGCATGAGCGCCATCACCCGCGGCCTGCTCAAGGATGTCACGGTCAACTTCGGGTGCCGTATCGCCGAGGTGTTCCGCGGCAAGCAGTACTGGCATCTGCAGGACACCGAGGGCTGCAGCCATGGCCCGTTCAGCCGCGTGGTGATCGCTGTGCCAGCACCGCAGGCCACGCCCCTGCTGGCGGCCACGCCCAAGCTCGCCGCGGTCGCCGCTGGCGTGCAGATGGAACCCACCTGGGCCATCGCTCTGGGCTTTCAGACACCACTCGACACCCCGATGCAAGGCTGCTTCGTGCAGGACAATCCACTCGACTGGCTGGCACGCAACCGCAGCAAACCCGGCCGCGATGAGCAGCTGGACACTTGGGTGCTGCATGCGACCTCCAGCTGGAGTAGCGAACACCTGGACCTCCCCAGGGAGAAAGTGATCGAGCAGTTGTGGGGCGAGTTCGCCGAACTGGTCGGCTGCGTGGTGCCAGCCCCCACCTTCGCCCTCGCCCACCGCTGGCTCTATGCCCGCCCCGCCGGTAACCATGAATGGGGCACCCTGGCCGACGCCGACCAGGGCTTGTATGCCTGCGGCGACTGGTGCCTGTCGGGACGCGTGGAAGGTGCCTGGCTCAGCGGCCAGGAGGCAGCACGGCGCTTGCTCGAACACCTCGAGTGA
- a CDS encoding TIGR01777 family oxidoreductase, protein MHILLTGGTGLIGRHLCQLWLSQGHRLTVWSREPGQVPKRCGSGVRGIARLEELEPDDPLDTVVNLAGAPIADRPWTAARRQLLWASRVTLTEQLLSWLERREQRPGLLISGSAVGWYGDGGERELTEASQPVKEDFASQLCIAWEETAQRAQTLGMRVVLVRTGLVLASDGGFLSRLRLPFKLGLGGPIGNGRQWMPWVHIEDQIGLIDFLLQHNDASGPYNACAPEPVRNREFARRLGRALHRPALLPLPALVLKAGLGELSTLLLGGQRARPVRLLAEGFTFRFNDLQSALDDLSDRL, encoded by the coding sequence ATGCATATATTGCTGACAGGCGGTACTGGGTTGATCGGCCGACACTTGTGCCAGCTCTGGCTCAGCCAGGGTCATCGCCTGACGGTGTGGAGCCGCGAGCCTGGCCAGGTGCCCAAGCGTTGCGGCAGCGGCGTGCGCGGCATCGCTCGGCTGGAGGAGCTGGAGCCGGACGATCCGCTGGACACGGTGGTCAACCTGGCCGGCGCGCCCATCGCCGATCGCCCATGGACGGCGGCACGCAGGCAACTGTTGTGGGCCAGTCGTGTCACCCTCACCGAGCAGTTGCTGAGCTGGCTGGAGCGCCGCGAGCAGCGTCCGGGGCTGCTGATCTCCGGCTCGGCTGTGGGCTGGTATGGCGATGGTGGCGAGCGTGAGTTGACCGAGGCCTCGCAGCCGGTGAAAGAAGATTTCGCCAGCCAGCTGTGCATCGCCTGGGAAGAGACCGCACAACGTGCGCAAACCCTCGGCATGCGCGTGGTGCTGGTGCGTACCGGGTTGGTACTGGCCAGCGATGGAGGCTTTCTTTCACGCCTGCGCCTGCCATTCAAGCTGGGTCTTGGTGGGCCGATCGGCAACGGTCGACAATGGATGCCGTGGGTCCATATAGAAGACCAGATCGGCCTGATTGATTTTCTCTTGCAGCACAACGACGCCAGCGGTCCCTATAATGCCTGCGCGCCGGAGCCGGTGCGCAACCGCGAGTTCGCCAGGCGTCTGGGGCGGGCACTGCATCGCCCGGCGTTGCTGCCGCTGCCGGCGCTGGTGCTCAAGGCCGGCCTGGGCGAGTTGTCGACCCTGCTGCTGGGTGGCCAGCGTGCGCGCCCGGTGCGCCTGCTGGCCGAAGGTTTCACGTTCCGCTTCAACGATCTGCAATCGGCGTTGGACGACCTGTCCGACCGCCTCTGA
- the hemH gene encoding ferrochelatase — MTDHALLLVNLGSPASTSVADVRRYLNQFLMDPYVIDLPWPVRRLLVSLILIKRPEQSAHAYASIWWDEGSPLVVLTRRLQAAITPHWPHGPVEIAMRYGQPALPEVLERLAAQGVRKVTLAPLYPQFADSTVTTVVELARQTVADRQLPFDMRVLQPFYDEPEYIDALVTSARPYLEQEYDHILLSFHGLPERHLKKLDPTGSHCFQSANCCEKACAQVRKVCYRSQCLASAAAFARAAGIPDGKWSASFQSRLGRAKWIEPYTETRLDELAKAGVKKLLVMCPAFVADCIETLEEIGDRGKEQFIEAGGEELVLVPCLNDHPQWAQVLAGMCERA, encoded by the coding sequence ATGACCGATCATGCCCTGCTGCTGGTCAACCTGGGTTCACCGGCATCCACCTCGGTCGCCGATGTGCGCCGCTACCTCAACCAGTTCCTCATGGACCCGTATGTGATCGACCTGCCTTGGCCGGTGCGGCGCTTGCTGGTGTCGCTGATCCTGATCAAGCGCCCGGAGCAGTCCGCCCACGCCTATGCGTCGATCTGGTGGGACGAGGGTTCGCCACTGGTGGTGCTGACCCGCCGCCTGCAGGCGGCCATCACCCCGCATTGGCCGCATGGTCCGGTGGAAATCGCCATGCGCTATGGTCAACCGGCGCTGCCAGAGGTGCTGGAGCGTCTTGCTGCGCAGGGTGTGCGCAAGGTGACCCTGGCGCCGTTGTACCCGCAGTTCGCCGACAGCACCGTGACCACGGTGGTGGAGTTGGCTCGCCAGACCGTCGCCGACCGCCAACTGCCGTTCGACATGCGGGTGCTGCAGCCTTTCTACGACGAGCCCGAGTACATCGATGCCCTGGTCACCAGCGCGCGCCCATACCTGGAGCAGGAATACGATCACATCCTGTTGAGCTTCCACGGCCTGCCCGAGCGCCATCTGAAGAAGCTTGACCCGACCGGCTCCCATTGCTTCCAGAGTGCGAACTGCTGCGAAAAGGCCTGTGCCCAGGTGCGCAAGGTCTGCTATCGCTCGCAGTGTCTGGCCAGCGCTGCTGCGTTCGCCAGGGCGGCAGGAATTCCTGATGGCAAGTGGTCAGCCTCGTTCCAGTCGCGGCTGGGGCGGGCCAAGTGGATCGAGCCCTACACCGAAACGCGGCTTGATGAACTGGCCAAGGCGGGGGTGAAGAAACTGCTGGTGATGTGCCCGGCCTTCGTTGCCGATTGCATCGAGACGCTGGAGGAGATCGGCGATCGTGGCAAGGAGCAGTTCATCGAAGCGGGGGGCGAGGAACTGGTGCTGGTGCCGTGCCTGAACGATCACCCGCAGTGGGCGCAGGTATTGGCAGGGATGTGCGAGAGGGCTTGA